A part of Caretta caretta isolate rCarCar2 chromosome 1, rCarCar1.hap1, whole genome shotgun sequence genomic DNA contains:
- the FAM76B gene encoding protein FAM76B isoform X2, whose protein sequence is MAAAAAPALYACTKCNQRYPFEELSQGQQLCKECRIAHPIVKCTYCRSEFQQESKTNTICKKCAQNVKQFGTPKPCQYCNIIAAFIGTKCQRCTNSEKKYGPPQTCEQCKQQCAFDRKEEGRRKVDGKLLCWLCTLSYKRVLQKTKEQRKSLGSSHSNSSSSSLAEKDQHHSKHHHHHHHHHRHSSSHHKISNLSPEQDQGLWKQSHKSSAAIQNETPKKKPKLESKPSNGDSSINQSADSGGTDNFVLISQLKEEVMSLKRLLQQRDQTILEKDKKLTELKADFQYQESNLRTKMNSMERAHKETVEQLQAKNRELLKQVAALSKGKKFDKSGSILTSP, encoded by the exons atggcggcggcggcggccccggCTCTGTACGCCTGCACCAAGTGCAACCAGCGCTACCCCTTCGAGGAGCTCTCCcagggccagcagctctgcaag gaaTGTCGAATTGCACATCCCATTGTAAAATGTACTTACTGCCGATCAGAATTCCAACAAGAGAG CAAAACTAACACAATATGCAAGAAATGTGCCCAAAACGTGAAGCAGTTTGGAACG CCCAAGCCTTGTCAGTACTGTAATATTATTGCAGCATTTATTGGCACAAAATGCCAGCGTTGCACAAATTCAGAAAAGAAATATGGACCACCTCAGACATGTGAACAGTGCAAGCAGCAATGTGCTTTTGATCGCAAAGAGGAGGGAAGAAGGAAG GTTGATGGGAAGCTGTTGTGTTGGCTTTGCACACTGTCCTACAAGAGAGTACTGCAGAAGACAAAGGAACAGAGGAAGAGCCTAGGGTCTTCACATTCTAATTCGTCATCCTCGTCTCTTGCTGAGAAAGACCAGCATCATTCGaaacaccatcaccaccaccaccatcatcatCGTCACAGCAGCAGCCATCACAA AATCAGCAATCTAAGTCCAGAACAAGATCAGGGACTGTGGAAACAGAG CCATAAATCCTCTGCAGCTATTCAGAATGAAACTCcaaagaaaaaacccaaactgGAATCCAAGCCATCCAATGGAGATAG CTCTATAAATCAGTCAGCAGACAGTGGGGGAACTGACAACTTTGTCCTCATAAGTCAGTTGAAAGAAGAAGTGATGTCACTCAAACGTCTTTTGCAGCAAAGAGATCAGACTATCTTAGAAAAAGATAAAAAG TTGACAGAGTTGAAGGCAGACTTTCAGTACCAGGAGTCTAATTTAAGGACAAAAATGAACAGTATGGAAAGAGCTCACAAGGAAACAGTGGAACAACTGCAG GCCAAAAACAGAGAACTACTCAAACAGGTTGCTGCGTTGTCAAAGGGTAAAAAGTTTGATAAAAGTGGAAGTATACTAACATCTCCATGA
- the FAM76B gene encoding protein FAM76B isoform X1 yields MAAAAAPALYACTKCNQRYPFEELSQGQQLCKECRIAHPIVKCTYCRSEFQQESKTNTICKKCAQNVKQFGTPKPCQYCNIIAAFIGTKCQRCTNSEKKYGPPQTCEQCKQQCAFDRKEEGRRKVDGKLLCWLCTLSYKRVLQKTKEQRKSLGSSHSNSSSSSLAEKDQHHSKHHHHHHHHHRHSSSHHKISNLSPEQDQGLWKQSHKSSAAIQNETPKKKPKLESKPSNGDSSSINQSADSGGTDNFVLISQLKEEVMSLKRLLQQRDQTILEKDKKLTELKADFQYQESNLRTKMNSMERAHKETVEQLQAKNRELLKQVAALSKGKKFDKSGSILTSP; encoded by the exons atggcggcggcggcggccccggCTCTGTACGCCTGCACCAAGTGCAACCAGCGCTACCCCTTCGAGGAGCTCTCCcagggccagcagctctgcaag gaaTGTCGAATTGCACATCCCATTGTAAAATGTACTTACTGCCGATCAGAATTCCAACAAGAGAG CAAAACTAACACAATATGCAAGAAATGTGCCCAAAACGTGAAGCAGTTTGGAACG CCCAAGCCTTGTCAGTACTGTAATATTATTGCAGCATTTATTGGCACAAAATGCCAGCGTTGCACAAATTCAGAAAAGAAATATGGACCACCTCAGACATGTGAACAGTGCAAGCAGCAATGTGCTTTTGATCGCAAAGAGGAGGGAAGAAGGAAG GTTGATGGGAAGCTGTTGTGTTGGCTTTGCACACTGTCCTACAAGAGAGTACTGCAGAAGACAAAGGAACAGAGGAAGAGCCTAGGGTCTTCACATTCTAATTCGTCATCCTCGTCTCTTGCTGAGAAAGACCAGCATCATTCGaaacaccatcaccaccaccaccatcatcatCGTCACAGCAGCAGCCATCACAA AATCAGCAATCTAAGTCCAGAACAAGATCAGGGACTGTGGAAACAGAG CCATAAATCCTCTGCAGCTATTCAGAATGAAACTCcaaagaaaaaacccaaactgGAATCCAAGCCATCCAATGGAGATAG tagCTCTATAAATCAGTCAGCAGACAGTGGGGGAACTGACAACTTTGTCCTCATAAGTCAGTTGAAAGAAGAAGTGATGTCACTCAAACGTCTTTTGCAGCAAAGAGATCAGACTATCTTAGAAAAAGATAAAAAG TTGACAGAGTTGAAGGCAGACTTTCAGTACCAGGAGTCTAATTTAAGGACAAAAATGAACAGTATGGAAAGAGCTCACAAGGAAACAGTGGAACAACTGCAG GCCAAAAACAGAGAACTACTCAAACAGGTTGCTGCGTTGTCAAAGGGTAAAAAGTTTGATAAAAGTGGAAGTATACTAACATCTCCATGA
- the FAM76B gene encoding protein FAM76B isoform X4 — MAAAAAPALYACTKCNQRYPFEELSQGQQLCKECRIAHPIVKCTYCRSEFQQESKTNTICKKCAQNVKQFGTVDGKLLCWLCTLSYKRVLQKTKEQRKSLGSSHSNSSSSSLAEKDQHHSKHHHHHHHHHRHSSSHHKISNLSPEQDQGLWKQSHKSSAAIQNETPKKKPKLESKPSNGDSSSINQSADSGGTDNFVLISQLKEEVMSLKRLLQQRDQTILEKDKKLTELKADFQYQESNLRTKMNSMERAHKETVEQLQAKNRELLKQVAALSKGKKFDKSGSILTSP, encoded by the exons atggcggcggcggcggccccggCTCTGTACGCCTGCACCAAGTGCAACCAGCGCTACCCCTTCGAGGAGCTCTCCcagggccagcagctctgcaag gaaTGTCGAATTGCACATCCCATTGTAAAATGTACTTACTGCCGATCAGAATTCCAACAAGAGAG CAAAACTAACACAATATGCAAGAAATGTGCCCAAAACGTGAAGCAGTTTGGAACG GTTGATGGGAAGCTGTTGTGTTGGCTTTGCACACTGTCCTACAAGAGAGTACTGCAGAAGACAAAGGAACAGAGGAAGAGCCTAGGGTCTTCACATTCTAATTCGTCATCCTCGTCTCTTGCTGAGAAAGACCAGCATCATTCGaaacaccatcaccaccaccaccatcatcatCGTCACAGCAGCAGCCATCACAA AATCAGCAATCTAAGTCCAGAACAAGATCAGGGACTGTGGAAACAGAG CCATAAATCCTCTGCAGCTATTCAGAATGAAACTCcaaagaaaaaacccaaactgGAATCCAAGCCATCCAATGGAGATAG tagCTCTATAAATCAGTCAGCAGACAGTGGGGGAACTGACAACTTTGTCCTCATAAGTCAGTTGAAAGAAGAAGTGATGTCACTCAAACGTCTTTTGCAGCAAAGAGATCAGACTATCTTAGAAAAAGATAAAAAG TTGACAGAGTTGAAGGCAGACTTTCAGTACCAGGAGTCTAATTTAAGGACAAAAATGAACAGTATGGAAAGAGCTCACAAGGAAACAGTGGAACAACTGCAG GCCAAAAACAGAGAACTACTCAAACAGGTTGCTGCGTTGTCAAAGGGTAAAAAGTTTGATAAAAGTGGAAGTATACTAACATCTCCATGA
- the FAM76B gene encoding protein FAM76B isoform X3, producing the protein MAAAAAPALYACTKCNQRYPFEELSQGQQLCKECRIAHPIVKCTYCRSEFQQESKTNTICKKCAQNVKQFGTPKPCQYCNIIAAFIGTKCQRCTNSEKKYGPPQTCEQCKQQCAFDRKEEGRRKVDGKLLCWLCTLSYKRVLQKTKEQRKSLGSSHSNSSSSSLAEKDQHHSKHHHHHHHHHRHSSSHHKISNLSPEQDQGLWKQSHKSSAAIQNETPKKKPKLESKPSNGDSSSINQSADSGGTDNFVLISQLKEEVMSLKRLLQQRDQTILEKDKKLTELKADFQYQESNLRTKMNSMERAHKETVEQLQE; encoded by the exons atggcggcggcggcggccccggCTCTGTACGCCTGCACCAAGTGCAACCAGCGCTACCCCTTCGAGGAGCTCTCCcagggccagcagctctgcaag gaaTGTCGAATTGCACATCCCATTGTAAAATGTACTTACTGCCGATCAGAATTCCAACAAGAGAG CAAAACTAACACAATATGCAAGAAATGTGCCCAAAACGTGAAGCAGTTTGGAACG CCCAAGCCTTGTCAGTACTGTAATATTATTGCAGCATTTATTGGCACAAAATGCCAGCGTTGCACAAATTCAGAAAAGAAATATGGACCACCTCAGACATGTGAACAGTGCAAGCAGCAATGTGCTTTTGATCGCAAAGAGGAGGGAAGAAGGAAG GTTGATGGGAAGCTGTTGTGTTGGCTTTGCACACTGTCCTACAAGAGAGTACTGCAGAAGACAAAGGAACAGAGGAAGAGCCTAGGGTCTTCACATTCTAATTCGTCATCCTCGTCTCTTGCTGAGAAAGACCAGCATCATTCGaaacaccatcaccaccaccaccatcatcatCGTCACAGCAGCAGCCATCACAA AATCAGCAATCTAAGTCCAGAACAAGATCAGGGACTGTGGAAACAGAG CCATAAATCCTCTGCAGCTATTCAGAATGAAACTCcaaagaaaaaacccaaactgGAATCCAAGCCATCCAATGGAGATAG tagCTCTATAAATCAGTCAGCAGACAGTGGGGGAACTGACAACTTTGTCCTCATAAGTCAGTTGAAAGAAGAAGTGATGTCACTCAAACGTCTTTTGCAGCAAAGAGATCAGACTATCTTAGAAAAAGATAAAAAG TTGACAGAGTTGAAGGCAGACTTTCAGTACCAGGAGTCTAATTTAAGGACAAAAATGAACAGTATGGAAAGAGCTCACAAGGAAACAGTGGAACAACTGCAG GAATAG